The following proteins are encoded in a genomic region of Acidobacteriota bacterium:
- the tssI gene encoding type VI secretion system tip protein VgrG: MPTTQEGRLLKLTTPLADDFLLIKRIRAAEGISQLFRYDLEMLHEEEDLGEEPTLVDPQQLLGQKMTVAVRQADGAERFFNGICVDFTQGNRNERFSKYRAEIVPHFWLLTQNSQSRIFQNMSVPEILAKVLEGLEVTYEIQGTFEPRNYCVQYRESDFNFASRLMEEEGIYYYFVHTADSHRMIVANTPGSHRDCPTKSEIPFRLDISTNPDEWQGAVHSWQVTNKLRAGKFTLRDFNFQLPTNNLEAVQMSRFNIGGNQDLEIYDYPGAYASRFDGIDAGGGEQSGVLQRVFDDRTRTVGIRQQELDVAYKSSPGTSDCCSMTAGFRFQLTSHPESANNRNHVLVSLRIEATQSPSYISDENVQDAYSVAFISIPQGEGQAPFRPIRRTEKPTVSGSQTAIVVGPAGEEIFTDKFGRVKVQFHWDREGRNNATSSCWLRVSTSIAGNKWGTMFIPRVGQEVIVDFLEGNPDSPIITGSVYNPKQCLTMTYPSSRP, encoded by the coding sequence ATGCCAACGACACAAGAAGGTAGATTACTCAAATTAACGACGCCGCTGGCGGATGATTTTTTACTTATAAAAAGGATCCGAGCAGCCGAAGGTATTTCTCAATTGTTCCGTTACGATCTTGAAATGCTCCACGAGGAGGAAGATCTGGGTGAAGAACCGACTCTTGTCGATCCACAGCAATTACTTGGACAGAAAATGACCGTGGCTGTCCGCCAGGCCGATGGCGCGGAACGGTTCTTCAATGGCATCTGCGTTGATTTTACGCAGGGAAACCGAAATGAACGTTTTTCGAAATATCGAGCGGAGATCGTGCCGCACTTCTGGCTCTTGACGCAAAACTCCCAGAGTAGGATCTTTCAAAATATGTCGGTCCCTGAGATACTCGCAAAGGTTTTGGAAGGGCTTGAGGTTACGTACGAGATACAGGGGACTTTTGAACCTAGGAATTATTGCGTCCAATATCGCGAATCCGACTTTAATTTTGCATCGCGCCTGATGGAAGAGGAAGGTATCTACTATTATTTTGTACATACCGCAGATTCACATCGAATGATAGTCGCGAACACTCCGGGCTCGCACCGTGATTGTCCAACAAAATCCGAAATACCATTCAGGCTTGATATTTCCACCAATCCTGATGAATGGCAAGGGGCAGTCCACTCATGGCAAGTAACAAACAAGCTTAGAGCCGGCAAATTTACACTTCGGGATTTCAATTTTCAGTTGCCGACCAACAACCTCGAGGCCGTGCAAATGAGCAGGTTCAATATCGGCGGCAATCAAGATCTCGAGATCTACGATTATCCGGGAGCTTACGCGAGCCGGTTTGACGGGATCGACGCTGGCGGGGGTGAGCAATCAGGGGTCTTGCAACGCGTCTTCGATGACCGCACTCGAACTGTCGGAATAAGACAACAAGAGTTGGATGTCGCCTACAAGAGCAGTCCAGGCACTTCTGATTGTTGCTCGATGACGGCAGGTTTCCGATTTCAGCTGACATCACACCCGGAATCGGCCAATAACCGCAATCACGTTTTGGTGTCATTACGTATAGAAGCGACCCAGTCACCGAGTTATATTTCCGATGAGAATGTGCAGGATGCCTACAGCGTCGCATTTATCAGCATTCCACAGGGCGAAGGACAAGCCCCGTTCCGTCCTATTCGACGCACTGAAAAACCCACCGTTAGCGGCAGTCAGACCGCGATAGTTGTGGGCCCCGCAGGCGAAGAGATCTTCACGGATAAATTTGGCCGCGTTAAGGTGCAGTTTCACTGGGATCGCGAGGGGAGGAATAACGCTACATCTTCGTGCTGGCTGCGCGTTTCGACCAGCATTGCCGGCAACAAATGGGGAACAATGTTCATTCCTCGTGTAGGGCAGGAAGTTATAGTGGATTTTCTCGAGGGCAACCCAGATTCGCCGATCATAACGGGATCGGTCTATAACCCGAAACAATGCCTCACTATGACTTACCCAAGTTCAAGACCTTGA
- the tssH gene encoding type VI secretion system ATPase TssH, which yields MNVNLKSLVGRLNDTCRNALEGAAGLCLSRTNYDVEIEHILAKLLEQDDTDLHKICNHYEVNIDRLNKDVGDALDRLKKGNTRTPGLSDRLPRWIQDAWLLASVDFGAARVRSGHLILALVLNDSLARIAREISREFNHISAESMQTKLADITVDSAEERDAVALGETATTSDGAPVASGVPGKTKALDQYTEDLTAKAAAGKIDPILGRDGEIRQIIDILTRRRQNNPILTGEAGVGKTAVVEGFAARVAAGDVPDPLKNVSVRSLDLGLLQAGAGVKGEFEQRLKSVIDEVKSSPQPIIMFIDEAHTMIGAGGQAGQNDAANLLKPALARGELRTIAATTWAEYKKYFEKDAALARRFQVVKVEEPDEEKAIAMMRGLLGKMEEHHNVRVLDEAIVECVKLSARYITGRQLPDKSVSVLDTACAKVAIGQGATPASVEDATRRIQNLSSEIDALEREQVTGAGHDARLAELIGKRSSTEAELAQLKEQWAKEKDLTERIRNIRLKLEMSRLESAATLQDGGNGGPPSPVEQNATEASAELAESATEQTVAAPAEPIDTESLKAELKKANEELMQIQGDDPLMQPVVNGQTVAEVISGWTGIPIGKMVADEINAVLNLAGTLRERVLGQDHALDAISQRIRTARAGLTDPKRPIGVFLLVGTSGVGKTETALALAESLYGGERNLISINMSEYQEAHTVSSLKGSPPGYVGYGEGGVLTEAVRRKPYSVVLLDEVEKAHPDVMELFFQVFDKGVLEDGEGREIDFKNCIILLTSNVGTDTIMKLCADPDTKPLPGGLVDAVKPELNQAFKPALLGRMVTVPYYPISDDILRLIVKLQLKKIENRIRDNHNAQFSYDESVIETVAKRCTDVDSGARNVYNILTGSLLPEMSGEVLSRMASGEGIATVHVGVDKDENFTYGFA from the coding sequence ATGAACGTAAATCTTAAATCCTTGGTCGGCAGATTAAATGATACTTGCAGAAATGCTCTGGAGGGAGCTGCCGGATTATGCCTTTCCAGAACTAATTATGATGTCGAGATAGAGCATATTCTAGCGAAGCTGCTTGAGCAAGACGACACTGACCTTCATAAGATCTGCAATCATTACGAGGTCAACATTGACCGATTGAACAAGGATGTTGGTGATGCTCTCGATCGTCTGAAGAAAGGAAACACCCGAACTCCCGGCTTGAGTGACCGGCTTCCGCGTTGGATACAGGATGCGTGGCTGCTTGCGTCGGTCGATTTCGGCGCAGCCCGTGTCCGAAGCGGCCATCTCATTTTGGCCTTGGTACTGAATGACAGCCTCGCACGAATCGCGCGTGAGATCTCGCGTGAATTTAATCATATTTCAGCCGAATCCATGCAAACAAAGCTCGCCGACATCACCGTAGATTCGGCCGAGGAGCGTGATGCTGTTGCATTGGGTGAAACGGCCACAACATCTGACGGGGCTCCAGTCGCAAGCGGAGTTCCTGGAAAAACGAAAGCTCTTGACCAATATACAGAAGACCTTACGGCCAAGGCTGCCGCTGGTAAGATCGACCCGATACTCGGTCGCGACGGCGAGATCCGGCAGATAATCGACATATTGACTCGCCGCCGCCAGAATAATCCTATTCTGACGGGCGAAGCCGGAGTCGGAAAGACTGCGGTTGTCGAAGGGTTTGCGGCCCGCGTTGCTGCCGGCGACGTCCCCGATCCTTTGAAAAATGTTTCGGTCCGTTCACTTGACCTTGGACTTCTTCAGGCCGGTGCCGGTGTTAAAGGAGAATTCGAACAGCGTTTGAAATCGGTGATAGACGAGGTCAAATCATCGCCGCAACCTATCATTATGTTCATTGACGAGGCTCATACGATGATCGGTGCCGGAGGGCAAGCGGGACAAAATGACGCTGCCAACCTTCTTAAACCTGCTCTCGCTCGTGGCGAACTGCGGACCATCGCTGCGACGACGTGGGCCGAATACAAAAAGTATTTCGAAAAGGATGCGGCTCTCGCACGTCGTTTTCAGGTAGTTAAGGTCGAAGAGCCGGATGAAGAAAAGGCAATTGCCATGATGCGCGGCCTGCTCGGCAAAATGGAGGAGCATCATAACGTCCGCGTCCTCGACGAAGCGATCGTCGAATGTGTAAAACTTTCGGCTCGGTACATCACTGGCAGGCAACTGCCCGATAAGAGCGTTTCGGTACTCGATACAGCATGTGCAAAAGTAGCGATAGGTCAGGGAGCGACTCCGGCATCGGTCGAAGACGCGACAAGGCGGATCCAGAACTTGAGTTCCGAGATCGATGCTCTCGAACGAGAACAGGTTACCGGAGCTGGTCACGATGCCAGGCTCGCCGAATTGATCGGTAAACGGAGTTCGACCGAGGCCGAACTCGCTCAACTGAAGGAACAATGGGCAAAAGAGAAGGACCTGACCGAACGCATTCGCAATATTCGACTGAAGTTGGAAATGTCGAGGCTCGAAAGTGCCGCTACTTTGCAGGACGGCGGGAATGGCGGACCGCCTTCACCGGTTGAGCAAAATGCAACAGAGGCCTCTGCAGAATTAGCTGAATCTGCGACGGAACAGACCGTTGCGGCGCCTGCGGAACCGATCGATACTGAATCTCTGAAAGCCGAACTCAAAAAAGCTAATGAGGAACTAATGCAAATTCAGGGCGACGATCCGCTCATGCAGCCGGTGGTAAATGGCCAGACGGTTGCCGAGGTTATATCCGGCTGGACCGGGATTCCGATTGGCAAAATGGTTGCCGATGAGATCAATGCAGTTCTTAATCTCGCAGGAACACTTCGCGAGCGTGTCCTTGGACAGGATCACGCTCTAGATGCAATATCTCAGCGGATCCGTACTGCCCGAGCTGGCTTAACTGACCCGAAACGTCCGATCGGTGTATTTCTGTTGGTTGGAACGTCCGGCGTTGGTAAGACAGAGACAGCACTTGCCCTCGCAGAATCGCTTTACGGCGGTGAACGCAATCTGATATCCATCAACATGAGTGAATACCAAGAAGCTCATACAGTTTCGAGCCTCAAAGGGTCGCCTCCGGGATATGTCGGCTACGGCGAAGGTGGAGTTTTAACCGAAGCCGTTCGCCGCAAACCGTATTCGGTCGTCCTGCTCGATGAAGTCGAAAAGGCCCACCCTGATGTGATGGAGTTGTTCTTTCAGGTGTTTGATAAGGGTGTTCTCGAAGACGGCGAGGGTCGCGAGATCGACTTCAAAAACTGTATCATTCTGCTTACTTCAAACGTCGGAACCGACACCATAATGAAACTCTGTGCTGATCCCGATACTAAGCCGCTACCCGGCGGCCTCGTCGATGCGGTCAAACCGGAACTTAATCAGGCGTTCAAACCGGCTTTGCTCGGTCGTATGGTCACCGTACCGTATTATCCGATCTCGGACGACATTTTGCGGCTGATCGTGAAACTTCAGCTCAAAAAGATCGAGAATCGTATTCGCGACAATCACAATGCGCAATTTTCTTATGACGAATCCGTCATAGAGACGGTGGCAAAACGCTGCACCGATGTCGATAGCGGAGCTCGCAATGTTTATAACATTCTGACCGGATCGCTGCTCCCTGAAATGAGCGGCGAAGTATTGTCGAGAATGGCCAGCGGCGAAGGGATCGCAACGGTTCATGTAGGCGTCGATAAGGACGAGAATTTTACCTATGGCTTTGCTTAA
- the tssG gene encoding type VI secretion system baseplate subunit TssG, with translation MAQKSLNKQLFEEPYSFEFFQAVRILEKLKPNRHTVGGTALPGEEVVRFRSRIGLDFPSSEIHEINEIEGRDGTADRTEMLVNFMGLVGVSGVLPTHYTELVLDRIRHRDTAMWSFLDIFTHRAVSLFYRSWLKYRFPAAYEQGSDDFTSYLFDFAGLGTKGLCGNLDLEDEALLPYAGLISQRPHNVNALENIISDHFQTKAKVVQFFGQWLHLGPEDISKLGKDNSCLGGNAIIGTRVWDQQSKIRISLGPLDFKRFQAFLPNGTANASLRSIVKFYVGLEFDFDLQLILAAKAVPATILTTRAVRKPALGWTTYLKTKPFTNDDGQVVLQ, from the coding sequence ATGGCACAAAAGTCATTAAATAAACAGCTTTTTGAAGAGCCGTATTCGTTTGAGTTCTTTCAAGCGGTACGGATACTGGAAAAGCTAAAGCCGAATCGTCATACAGTTGGCGGAACGGCATTACCGGGCGAAGAGGTGGTTCGGTTCAGATCGCGGATCGGCCTTGATTTTCCGTCAAGTGAGATCCACGAGATCAATGAGATCGAAGGCCGTGACGGTACCGCGGACCGGACCGAAATGCTTGTGAATTTCATGGGACTTGTGGGTGTTAGCGGGGTGTTGCCAACCCATTACACGGAACTAGTTCTTGACCGCATACGTCACCGCGATACCGCGATGTGGTCATTTCTCGACATCTTCACGCATCGGGCCGTTTCGTTGTTTTATCGTTCATGGCTGAAATATCGTTTTCCGGCGGCATACGAGCAAGGAAGCGACGATTTCACATCATATCTTTTCGACTTTGCCGGTCTTGGCACAAAAGGCCTGTGCGGAAATCTAGATCTCGAAGATGAGGCGTTGCTTCCCTACGCCGGGCTGATTTCTCAAAGACCTCACAACGTCAATGCTCTCGAAAATATCATAAGTGATCATTTTCAAACGAAGGCAAAGGTTGTGCAATTTTTCGGACAATGGCTGCATTTGGGCCCGGAAGATATAAGCAAGTTGGGCAAGGACAATAGCTGTTTGGGGGGAAATGCGATCATCGGCACACGAGTTTGGGATCAGCAATCAAAAATCCGTATCAGTCTTGGGCCACTTGACTTCAAACGGTTTCAAGCTTTCCTACCGAACGGTACGGCAAACGCTTCGCTTCGTTCGATAGTAAAATTCTACGTTGGGCTCGAGTTCGATTTCGATCTTCAACTCATACTTGCAGCAAAGGCGGTGCCGGCTACGATACTTACTACGCGGGCGGTACGAAAGCCGGCATTAGGGTGGACCACATATCTGAAAACAAAACCCTTCACAAATGACGATGGCCAGGTGGTACTGCAATAG
- the tssF gene encoding type VI secretion system baseplate subunit TssF, whose translation MRDELLGYYERELVYLRRMGAEFARRYPKIAARLELDEEKIEDPHVERMIEAFAYLTGRIGLKLDDELPEITEAFFNVLYPHYLAPIPSMAIAQFTYGSPNDKLTAVQTMERGSRLNSRPIEGSPCRFRTAYDVDLLPIEIDSAALESAAPKDGRGKFADSTIRIAMHCFGNANLHEMKHGGTGQPPESIRFYLDGDPQLVFPLYEIIFNHATSVEFRAKEPPIGDRTLKTFTNVSLKLPDPVVFPATDVIKAVGFDEDQSLLPFTKRSFMGYRLLSEYFAFPYKFLFFDLHGLDQAIARQFGSHFDILIHLKDITPPVAPISNESFRLGCTPIVNLFSKLADPIYLSQKRYEYQVIPDVHRQGSTEIYSVDEVITSDPQSNITRDFSPFYSMRHAYGEQMEKSFWYAVRRPSQRPDDEGTEIFMSLVDMNFDPLIPAVEVLNVKTTCTNRDLPAKLPFGGKEGDFEVEGTALLSRVRCLTKPTETIRPPQRRSAHWRLISHLNLNYLSIVNNDNGTAEALQEILHLYNFDDSNVSRKQILGITGIETRKVVRQIGRHIGAGFVRGLETTITMDEEQYVGSGMFLFASVIERFLGLYASINSFNQMVLMTEQREEIIKRFPPRAGEQDLL comes from the coding sequence ATGCGAGACGAACTATTAGGATATTACGAGCGGGAACTCGTTTATCTGCGCCGGATGGGAGCGGAATTCGCCCGGCGCTATCCAAAGATCGCTGCCCGTCTCGAACTCGATGAAGAAAAGATCGAAGACCCTCATGTTGAGCGGATGATCGAGGCTTTTGCCTACCTAACGGGTCGAATCGGCCTGAAGCTTGACGACGAATTACCTGAGATCACTGAGGCATTTTTTAACGTCCTTTACCCTCATTACCTTGCACCTATCCCGTCGATGGCGATCGCACAGTTCACATATGGTTCGCCTAATGACAAATTGACGGCCGTGCAGACGATGGAGAGAGGGTCACGATTGAATTCAAGACCGATCGAAGGCAGCCCGTGCCGATTTAGAACAGCCTATGATGTCGATCTATTGCCGATCGAGATCGATTCCGCTGCTCTCGAATCGGCCGCACCGAAAGACGGCAGAGGCAAATTTGCGGATAGTACGATCCGCATCGCGATGCACTGTTTCGGCAATGCCAATTTGCACGAAATGAAACACGGCGGAACCGGACAACCGCCGGAATCGATCAGGTTTTATCTTGACGGTGACCCGCAGCTTGTATTTCCTTTGTACGAGATCATTTTCAATCACGCGACCTCAGTCGAATTTCGTGCCAAAGAGCCCCCAATTGGAGATAGGACGCTCAAGACTTTTACAAATGTATCACTCAAACTGCCCGATCCCGTCGTGTTTCCCGCCACAGATGTAATTAAGGCTGTAGGTTTTGACGAAGATCAATCGTTGCTTCCTTTCACGAAGCGATCGTTCATGGGCTATCGCCTCTTGAGCGAGTACTTCGCCTTTCCATATAAATTCTTGTTCTTTGATCTGCATGGTTTAGATCAGGCGATCGCCCGACAATTTGGTAGTCATTTTGACATTTTGATTCATTTGAAAGATATCACGCCACCCGTGGCCCCTATCTCAAATGAATCTTTCCGTTTAGGATGTACGCCGATCGTAAATTTGTTTTCAAAGCTGGCAGATCCAATATATTTATCGCAAAAGAGATATGAATACCAGGTGATCCCCGATGTGCATCGCCAAGGATCTACGGAGATCTACTCCGTTGACGAAGTGATCACAAGCGATCCGCAATCCAATATTACTCGGGATTTCTCGCCATTCTATTCTATGAGACACGCGTATGGCGAGCAGATGGAGAAATCATTTTGGTATGCCGTTCGCCGACCCTCTCAGCGACCCGACGACGAAGGGACTGAAATTTTTATGTCGCTGGTCGATATGAACTTTGACCCGCTCATTCCCGCTGTCGAGGTTCTCAACGTAAAAACAACTTGTACGAATCGTGATTTACCGGCGAAGCTTCCGTTTGGAGGAAAGGAAGGTGATTTTGAGGTTGAAGGGACTGCTCTGCTTTCACGGGTTAGGTGCTTAACGAAACCGACGGAGACGATCCGTCCGCCACAGCGACGGTCAGCACATTGGAGGTTGATCTCGCATCTTAACCTGAACTATCTATCAATTGTCAACAATGACAATGGAACTGCCGAGGCTTTGCAGGAGATCCTCCACCTTTACAATTTTGACGATTCCAATGTGTCGCGAAAGCAAATTCTGGGAATCACCGGAATCGAAACTCGCAAGGTCGTTCGTCAGATTGGTCGGCACATTGGGGCCGGTTTTGTTCGTGGTCTTGAAACCACGATAACTATGGATGAAGAACAATACGTTGGCAGCGGCATGTTTTTGTTCGCATCTGTGATCGAGCGGTTTTTGGGACTCTACGCATCGATAAACTCCTTTAATCAAATGGTTTTGATGACCGAACAGCGTGAAGAGATCATCAAGCGATTTCCGCCGCGGGCCGGCGAGCAAGATCTATTATAA
- the tssE gene encoding type VI secretion system baseplate subunit TssE: protein MARKDLEIRVTPSVLDRLIDLDPNVSTEAPKSRSTSLHELKSAVRRDLEWLLNTRCHGNLDDIDNIEVRRSVAFYGLPDIMGMSPKSPAEQKRLTKALELAIKYFEPRFLSPKVTLEPVENADRQLRFRIEASLDVEPTPEPIVFDTVLQTGSGEFAIFEK, encoded by the coding sequence ATGGCCCGCAAAGACCTCGAGATTCGAGTCACACCATCCGTCCTCGACCGACTCATTGATTTAGATCCAAATGTCTCGACGGAGGCTCCGAAGTCTCGCTCGACAAGTCTTCATGAACTCAAGTCGGCAGTTCGCCGAGATTTGGAATGGCTGCTGAATACAAGGTGTCATGGCAACCTAGATGACATCGACAATATCGAGGTTCGTCGTTCCGTTGCCTTCTATGGATTGCCGGATATCATGGGAATGAGCCCTAAGAGCCCGGCGGAGCAAAAGCGGCTCACAAAAGCTCTTGAACTCGCTATTAAGTATTTTGAACCAAGATTTCTATCACCAAAAGTTACGCTCGAACCGGTCGAAAATGCTGACCGGCAGTTGAGATTCAGAATCGAGGCAAGTTTGGACGTGGAACCGACACCGGAACCAATAGTATTTGATACCGTACTCCAAACCGGAAGCGGAGAGTTCGCAATATTCGAAAAGTAG
- a CDS encoding type VI secretion system tube protein Hcp: MAAVDYFLKIDGIDGESMDHKHKGEIQIESWSFGETQAGSHSSGGGGGAGKVQMQDFHFVMKVSKASPKLFLACATGQHIKKAVLVCRKAGKDQQEFLKTTFTDILVSSFQTGGSGHSDVLPMEQLSLNFAKIEIEYKEQKPDGTLGGAIKAGYDLKLNKAV, from the coding sequence ATGGCAGCAGTTGATTATTTCTTAAAGATAGACGGAATTGATGGCGAGAGCATGGACCACAAACATAAGGGCGAGATCCAGATCGAATCCTGGTCCTTTGGCGAAACCCAAGCGGGATCGCATTCAAGCGGCGGCGGCGGCGGCGCCGGTAAAGTTCAAATGCAGGATTTTCATTTTGTCATGAAAGTCAGCAAAGCATCACCGAAATTATTCCTGGCGTGTGCAACAGGTCAGCATATCAAGAAGGCTGTGTTGGTTTGCCGCAAAGCCGGCAAGGATCAGCAGGAATTCCTGAAAACTACGTTCACCGATATTTTGGTGTCGTCTTTCCAAACCGGTGGTTCGGGCCACAGTGATGTCCTCCCGATGGAACAACTCTCGCTCAACTTCGCGAAGATCGAGATCGAGTACAAAGAACAGAAGCCGGATGGAACCCTCGGTGGTGCGATCAAGGCCGGTTATGACCTGAAACTCAACAAAGCGGTCTAG
- the tssC gene encoding type VI secretion system contractile sheath large subunit, whose product MAKTKEQDASVQTVETEVGGGLLDQILTDGRMARDDYQKERAKDMIGEFVSQVMSGELTMSKNMDVAINSRIAEIDRLVSAQMNEIMHHEDFQKLEGSWRGLHHLIKNSLTGPMLKIKVMSVTKKDMLKDFERALEFDQSAMFKKVYEEEYGTFGGAPFGALIGDFEFGNHPQDMALLESISQVAAAAHAPFLSAASAGMFGWDSFSEMSEVRDVAKIFDRTEYMKWRSFRESEDARYVGLTMPHVLMREPYGAATKPTETFRFEEDVDGKDHKKYLWGNAAYAMGTRLTEAFSMYGWCVAIRGVEGGGLVQGLPTHTFETDEGEVAMKCPTEVAITDRREKEFADNGFIPLVHCKGTDYAAFFGTQSANKAKKYDSDAANANARLSTQLQYIFAVSRFAHYLKSMMRDKIGSFMSRKDCEMFLNQWINNYVTDDDTASPTTKAQYPLREARVDVSEIPGKPGCYRAVAFMRPHFQLDELSVSLRLVADLPAPANG is encoded by the coding sequence ATGGCAAAGACAAAAGAACAGGATGCTTCGGTACAGACCGTCGAGACTGAGGTGGGCGGAGGCCTACTTGACCAGATCTTGACCGACGGACGGATGGCTCGCGACGATTATCAAAAAGAGCGCGCGAAAGATATGATCGGCGAATTTGTTTCGCAGGTAATGAGCGGTGAACTGACGATGTCAAAGAACATGGACGTCGCCATAAATTCCCGTATTGCCGAGATCGACAGACTCGTTTCGGCACAAATGAATGAGATCATGCATCACGAGGACTTCCAGAAACTCGAGGGCTCATGGCGCGGACTTCATCATTTGATCAAGAACAGCTTGACCGGCCCGATGCTAAAAATCAAGGTAATGAGCGTAACGAAAAAGGACATGCTTAAGGACTTTGAACGAGCTCTTGAATTTGACCAGTCAGCAATGTTCAAGAAAGTATACGAAGAAGAATATGGAACATTCGGCGGAGCTCCGTTTGGTGCCTTGATCGGCGATTTTGAGTTTGGGAATCATCCGCAGGACATGGCCTTGCTTGAGAGTATTTCACAGGTTGCTGCCGCCGCTCACGCTCCATTCTTGAGTGCTGCTTCGGCAGGCATGTTCGGATGGGATTCATTTTCGGAAATGTCAGAGGTCCGCGATGTCGCCAAGATCTTCGACCGTACAGAATATATGAAGTGGCGCAGCTTCCGCGAATCGGAAGATGCCCGCTATGTGGGCCTCACGATGCCTCATGTACTGATGCGTGAACCCTATGGTGCGGCGACCAAACCGACGGAAACGTTTCGTTTTGAAGAAGACGTGGATGGCAAAGACCATAAGAAATATCTGTGGGGCAACGCCGCATACGCAATGGGAACGCGTCTGACTGAGGCGTTTTCTATGTATGGCTGGTGTGTGGCAATTCGCGGTGTTGAAGGGGGTGGCCTGGTCCAAGGTCTGCCGACACATACGTTTGAAACGGACGAAGGCGAAGTGGCGATGAAGTGTCCGACCGAGGTCGCGATCACCGACCGTCGAGAGAAGGAATTTGCCGATAACGGTTTTATCCCTCTCGTCCACTGCAAAGGAACGGATTACGCAGCGTTCTTTGGCACCCAATCTGCGAATAAGGCAAAGAAATATGATTCGGACGCTGCAAATGCGAATGCTCGTCTTTCAACACAACTGCAGTACATTTTTGCGGTTTCAAGATTCGCTCACTATCTCAAGTCAATGATGCGGGACAAGATCGGTTCTTTCATGTCTCGTAAGGATTGCGAAATGTTCCTCAATCAGTGGATCAACAATTATGTAACAGACGACGACACAGCAAGCCCGACGACGAAAGCACAGTACCCTCTGCGTGAAGCTCGGGTCGATGTTTCTGAGATCCCGGGCAAGCCCGGATGCTATCGAGCTGTCGCATTCATGCGGCCGCATTTCCAATTGGACGAGCTTTCTGTTTCACTTCGGCTCGTCGCCGATCTGCCGGCGCCGGCGAACGGATAG
- the tssB gene encoding type VI secretion system contractile sheath small subunit, protein MPKKESLQHKIDRVRPPRVQITYDVEVGGAIELKELPFVIGVMGDFVGKPEEALPALKNRKFVEIDPDNFNQVLAGMAPRLAYTVDNKLADDGSKLGIELKFTDIEDFEPDQIVQQVEPLRKLVEARQKLADLRSKMDGNDKLESMLEDIISNVDKQKELSSELGIDAKED, encoded by the coding sequence ATGCCAAAAAAAGAAAGTTTACAGCATAAGATCGACCGGGTCCGCCCGCCTCGAGTCCAGATCACATACGATGTCGAGGTCGGCGGTGCGATCGAACTCAAGGAACTGCCGTTTGTGATAGGCGTGATGGGGGACTTTGTCGGAAAACCGGAAGAAGCTCTTCCTGCACTTAAGAACCGCAAGTTCGTCGAGATCGATCCCGATAATTTTAATCAGGTGCTTGCAGGCATGGCCCCTCGGCTCGCGTATACGGTCGATAACAAGTTGGCTGACGATGGAAGCAAATTGGGCATAGAACTCAAGTTCACGGATATCGAGGATTTTGAGCCGGACCAGATTGTTCAGCAAGTCGAGCCACTTCGCAAATTGGTCGAAGCCCGGCAGAAACTTGCCGACCTTCGCTCGAAGATGGACGGTAACGACAAGCTTGAATCGATGCTCGAGGATATTATCTCGAATGTCGATAAGCAGAAGGAACTAAGCAGCGAACTAGGTATCGACGCGAAGGAGGATTAA